Proteins from a genomic interval of Coccinella septempunctata chromosome 2, icCocSept1.1, whole genome shotgun sequence:
- the LOC123306858 gene encoding allergen Tha p 1-like, with amino-acid sequence MILMEVSSICRSSECLHFTFEYKVFISIPSTMQKNMYVLVFFLFTSVYSTNVEKYTSKFNSVDLNVAVRNERLVNAHFNCLMKGLKCTPDGELLRRIIPEVIVDGCAHCTKDHLEGARKIVSYLTRERPELMRALLKKFDPDMKFRIKWAAFLKEQGFTTYDFR; translated from the exons ATGATCCTTATGGAAGTCTCATCAATCTGTCGTTCAAGTGAATGTCTACATTTCACATTTGAATATAAAGTTTTCATTTCGATACCGTCAACAATGCAGAAAAATATGTATGTCTTGGTTTTTTTCCTGTTTACAAGTGTGTACTCAACGAACGTGGAAAAGTATACGTCAAAGTTCAATAGTGTGGACTTAAATGTTGCTGTGAGAAATGAGAGACTGGTTAATGCCCATTTTAATTGCTTAATGAAGGGCTTAAAATGCACACCTGATGGAGAATTACTTAGAA GAATAATTCCAGAAGTCATCGTAGATGGCTGTGCACATTGCACAAAGGATCATTTGGAAGGAGCTAGGAAGATAGTGAGTTATCTCACCAGAGAAAGACCTGAACTGATGAGAGCCCTCCTCAAGAAATTCGATCCAGATATGAAATTTAGGATAAAATGGGCAGCTTTCCTCAAAGAACAGGGTTTCACAACCTACGACTTCAGatag
- the LOC123307152 gene encoding uncharacterized protein LOC123307152 translates to MKNVVICSIFICVVVVWAEEKYTTKFGNIDLDELLKNDRLLNAYYKCLLDGTGCTPEGEELGKILPDAIQTGCIKCTDEQKAGAKKVASYLIKEKAQWWEALLAKYDPDNTYRVKFKDQLKAEGFDLSILNNQKKKTPNMRSLFIVCFFLVASSAEETYDTSRFKNIDVDEILSNRRLVNNYFKCLMGNGNCTPEGEELKKILPEAIRTACVKCTEEQIKIARKVSDKLRSDYKDIWKQLSDKYDPDGIYRKKYRNELRRAGFLEDA, encoded by the exons ATGAAGAACGTTGTTATCTGTTCCATCTTCATTTGTGTAGTTGTAGTTTGGGCTGAAGAGAAATATACTACAAAGTTCGGAAATATCGATTTGGACGAGCTTCTGAAGAATGACCGTTTGTTGAACGCTTACTACAAATGCTTACTGGACGGAACTGGTTGTACTCCTGAGGGAGAGGAATTAGGGA AAATCCTACCGGATGCTATTCAAACTGGATGCATAAAATGCACTGATGAACAGAAAGCTGGAGCTAAGAAAGTGGCATCTTATCTGATAAAGGAAAAAGCACAATGGTGGGAAGCATTGCTCGCCAAGTACGATCCTGATAACACTTACAGAGTGAAATTCAAGGACCAACTCAAAGCTGAAGGATTCGACTTGT CAATTCTCAATAACCAAAAGAAGAAGACGCCAAACATGAGATCTTTGTTCATAGTTTGTTTTTTTCTTGTGGCCAGTTCCGCAGAGGAAACCTACGACACTTCGAGATTCAAGAATATCGATGTGGACGAGATTTTGAGCAATCGAAGGTTGGTGAACAACTATTTTAAATGTTTGATGGGTAATGGGAACTGCACACCAGAAGGAGAAGAACTGAAAA aaaTTCTACCTGAAGCCATCAGGACTGCATGCGTCAAATGTACCGAAGAACAAATCAAAATTGCACGGAAAGTGAGTGACAAACTACGAAGTGATTACAAGGATATTTGGAAGCAACTTTCTGATAAGTATGATCCCGATGGAATCTACAGAAAGAAATATAGAAATGAGTTGAGAAGGGCAGGATTTCTGGAGGATGcatga
- the LOC123306860 gene encoding ejaculatory bulb-specific protein 3-like, with protein MKNVVICSIFICAVAVWAEEKYTTKFGNIDLDELLKNDRLLNAYYKCLLDGTGCTPEGEELGKILPDAIQTGCVKCTDEQKAGAKKVASYLIKEKAQWWEALLAKYDPDNTYRVKFKDQLKAEGFDL; from the exons ATGAAGAACGTTGTTATCTGTTCCATCTTCATTTGTGCAGTTGCAGTTTGGGCTGAAGAGAAATATACTACAAAGTTCGGGAATATCGATTTGGACGAGCTTCTGAAGAATGACCGTTTGTTGAACGCTTACTACAAATGCTTACTGGACGGAACTGGTTGTACTCCTGAGGGAGAGGAATTAGGGA AAATCCTACCGGATGCTATTCAAACTGGATGCGTGAAATGCACTGATGAACAGAAAGCTGGAGCTAAGAAAGTGGCATCTTATCTGATAAAGGAAAAAGCACAATGGTGGGAAGCATTGCTCGCCAAGTACGATCCTGATAACACTTACAGAGTGAAATTCAAGGACCAACTCAAAGCTGAAGGTTTCGACCTATGA